Genomic segment of Arachis hypogaea cultivar Tifrunner chromosome 11, arahy.Tifrunner.gnm2.J5K5, whole genome shotgun sequence:
TTAGActtagattagattagattagattttGTTCTACCATGTACCTGTACTACCGCTTCCCCCCCTAACCCTTTTCTAAGTGTATATGTAATTTGTTTCCTTATGATGAGTGTGTGATCATGAATGAATGTAACGAAATCATCATTCAAGTCCAATTTTggtaattttatttatctatgtttctCATTGTTACGCCTTGTTTTTTTCTTGCATCGTTTTTTTCATGCCCTAAATTGCGATTTTGTTGGTATAAGTATAACCACCCGAAATTCTTGTGAAGAATTTGACACTGCAATCTAATTTCAGGCACTATCAACTCTTTCTTCCAAGGCTACAACACCGACAATTATAGATCGGGGGATCAGTTGTGTCGCATATACACATGTGAAATTGATGTAAGGACTTGCCCAAGTAAAAAATGGCGGTATAATTTCATGATTAGGTTTGTTGATTCATCTAATCTTTTTTCCCGTTGCGTAATGTGTAATTTCACTAATTTGTATTTCAAAAAAGTCAGAAGGGTGGCAAAAAGGAAAGAATTTTAAAAGAGGAGGGAACGTGAAATTCATAGTTCCCGCTAGTTTGACTCTAGAAAACATTAAACATGTACATTCAAAGGCTATTCAGGTTCAAGAATCAGCAGTCAGACTCACACACTTGTGTCATTGTGTGATTGTGTCCTTGTCCGTCACATTTCAAGGCCACCGTCATTCACTCGTACTCATCATTTGTGCCTATTAAAGTTGGAGCTTTTACAGtattcattaattaaataaaaaattacttatcaAATTAGTTACtatgatttatatattattttttcaatattttttaaataatttttttattcatttaaaacCACTTGTTAAAGGTATTTAgtgaagaaaattttaaaattttttaatagaagTAATTTTAACAAATGTTCTTAGCACGAtcctaatttttaataatttttttaatgatattcTTAACTAGTAGTCTAGTACCCACCTCTAAAGCAATTGTTAGTAGATATTGTTTTCTTAAAACTAAAATATAGATACAAATGGCGTTTTAGATCCTTTCCCCTCATTTTCTTTCACATTAGATGATTAGAAGTGAACATTTCTTTTCCAAGTCAGAAGATTTCTTTTATCTATTGatatttctttcaaaaaaatagtgtcatttccttttctttccttgtcTTAACGCCAACAAATAGGTAAGATTACATCTTAACTAAATATGGCTTTACTTCAACAAATCTATTCTCTTACATATGTAGTTCGAATTAGCTTTATTAACtaatataaatataacttttattaTGTCTAAATTCTGCTTGAAAGCGTATATATCGAAGAGAAGAAATCTGGAAGTAAATAAGAAGTGGCTGAAAACAATGGTGCTGAAACTATATAAAGGAGATTAGCATTTAATCTTTCAATAGAAGTGTTAGGGATTAAATTAAAGATTTATTCTTTAATTCtagttccttctttttctttttttcccctcATCGTTTAAACAAGAATAGTAAAAGCTAAAACATTTATAAGTTGAATATCATGTATCTTAAATCATATATCTTGTTAATGTGTTAAATATACAAATTATGtattgaaaaatttaaattttcaagttttcaaagtgtttattgtataaaaaatatacaataattagaaaatattttataaaaataaaacctTAACAGATAAAGGATAGTTGTTGGCAAAGGCACGAGCCAAACAAGCGGCAACTAAGATCCCCTTTTCTTTCGTCTTcaaatttgttttgttttttgccCCAATTGCGACCTATTCTAGCATTCTCGTTAAATACCTTTTTTCCTAAAATAATAATTCGCACTATTattgaacaaaaaaataatcCCATTGGACAATGGCATCAACTAAATCTAATGTGTAAAGCATCCCGCCCTTTCAACTTTGTCAACCAAGCAAATCACACTCGCTTCAATTTCATACAAATTCTAAATGAAGATTACATAGCGCAACATTTGCTTTTCATATTGAACGCCGCAGAAATTGAGCGAATAGAATAGAtaatacagaaaagaaaaaggaaaaattggACCGCAGCGTCAAATTTTATTACAACATGAGAAACAAGGATGAGTAAATCACCAAAATTGGACTTGAATGATTTTGTTAACAATTCATGATCACACACTCAACAAGATGGATCGATAGAAACAAATTACATATACACTTAGAAAGGGGGTTAGGGGGAGGCGGTACAAGTGCATGGTAGAACAAAATCTAATCATAGCCTAAGCTAGCTGCAATATTCTTAGTAAttgattgattaattaattaattaattgattaatataATTCTAGAATTGAAGAGATTCTCTTAGGCATAAACGGATCCATAAGAGAGAGACATGAGCAGGAAagcagcttgttcttcctctccCAACTTGTCCCTGTGGCTGTGCGCGGGATTCGATCTCTGCCTCGCCATTGTGATCCACCTCTTCTTGAAACTAAAGCTATCCCCAAACTTGTTATTATTACTATTGGCGACGGTGTTGCTTCTTTTCCCCTTTTTAACATCGTCGGTGGTGGTTCCTCTTGTGATTCCGAGAATGGCTCTTTTCTTCTTGCGGCTCCTGATCCCGCAGGCATTGCATAGAGACTGCAAAAACATCACATTCAAATGTAAGAAACGTAAGATCAAGACCTTCCATGAGCTGATCTGGTAGATCACGAAAGGTGAGGCAGTAGGAGTAGGTGGCGGCGTTACCTTGGGGCCGGCGGGGCCACCTCTCCAGAGAGGAGTCTTGGAGGTACCGCAGTCGGCGCACGTCTTCTTCTGCTCGGTTGTTGGACTTTTACCTGCGGCGGCGGAGTTAGGGCTTGCATCATCGGAGTCCGATCCCTGCAATCAGAGCACAAATTAAGGTGATCAGATATGAGTAGTTGAGAATCAAAGAGAGAGGATCATGAATCGTGAAGCTAGAGTAAGTAGGTACTCACTTTTCCAGTTGAATCCACCATGTTGAGATAGGAGTATCCAAGATCTGAGAGCAAATGGAATGATcgaattgagagagagagagagagatagaaagagaagagaagatagAAGTGGAATGAGAAATGAAGGAGTGAGTGGAGAGCAAAGAGGCATGCAGTGAGTGAGTGAAGAGTGAAGAGAGTGTGTGGTGTGCGAAGAAGAAtcgaaaaggaaagagaaagagagagtgtggcagtgaaagaaagaaagaaagaaagagggaagGGTACACACGCGCAACGGCCGCAGCAGAtctaatcaaaaataaaaaagaggagCCCCCCTTTATAAAACGGCCACCACAAAAACCCTAACTCTCCGTTGCATTCTAAAATTACCATAAAGCCCTTCTCATTCCCCCCCGCCAAATCACACCCCAAATTAATAAATACGCGCCATTTATTCCTACTATTAAACTTTCTCCTTTTTGGAAATGGCGTCTTTTTTCTCCTCCAGGTATCCTTCGTTTCATAAGACAAAGATTAATTTGttgtgaatttaatttttatttaaaaaattatagttaattaataaattattatatataaaatatgaaatttgaatttttaatgcttACTTAATTATTCAATTATCACAAATTAATTGGTTTCTTgtttttgttattcatttaattaaattaaattaagaaactaataaattttattaaatagaaaaatgcATTAATATATTTCTTAAATGCTCTCGGACTAAATGAGAGCTTTTGTTCTACTATATTCATATTAGGACAGTGTGAAAAAGAATGCCTTATTCTCACAGTGTGATGTGTCTCATTCAACTTTTGAATGTAAACAAAATTAAAGGAGCTTTCATTAAGACAAATCATTCAACCCAATCACCTTATATTAATTCTCAAGTACCAACACCATATATTGTAATAGATTTAATTAGTAAAGCCAAAATATGTAAAAGGCTAAAAGCTCTGACTCAAACCCTTGACCACAGTCATCTGCACCCCTTGAGTTCTTATTTGATGGTGGTTGTCATTATCTGTCTCTAAACATACAATCCATTTTGAATTTAGGATTCATGAGGAAAGTTGACCGACGGatcatatatattttgaaaagcaATGGCCATTCTCAAGTCTCAACTAGgtcaatttcttattttatttcaaattgatGATTTCATGTAAATGGAAAATGCTAATTTGATAAGAGTAGTATTAGATAGTTAAAGGTGGAAGACTTAgaatttggcaaaaaaaaaaaaaaagaacttatttaagtaatttttttatatgataattagcaacttgaataaaaataaccaaCCAAAAAAAAAGTCTAAATAACCAaccaaaaaataagaagaaaaaatggaaGAATGAGCTCATGAAGAGATTAATTGGCGTCAAATTCTTGAGTCCGGAGGTAAAATAGCTCATTGAATGAGCCATGGAATCGTGCTATATTTTAATGGTCTTTAGTGTTGCCAATTGAGCTCAAATTGGTTCAATTCGAAAGCTTCCACATGGTGCCTCAATTCATCTTCAAAATTCTTTACCAATGGATGGACTTCTTGCAACAAATGAGTTTATGTGTGGTCTAATGATGGGTAGaacattattttttttgtgttgtcTATTTAGAATACCTATAAATTTTCAATCATACAAATGGAAGTATTGATGGACATAATATTCCATCATagaaattttagaaatataaGAATGGGACTCATTTTATTCATCTTCTAAAAGTCTTTACCAGTTTATGGAGTTCTTACAATCAAAGTCAACTATCATAAATAAAGGTTTCTTTTTACATACCTAGTTACTTACTAGAACTAAGTCTCATTTTAATCTATCAAATTAGTAAGTTGTACTGATTTAGTCCTTAAAATTTTAATGGTTATCATTTGGgcttcaaattcaaaaaaatgtaCTTAAGTAATCTCTCCGACTCTCGTATATTTTTCGTCACCGAAACTCAACGCGATTAATGACGTAACCTAACCCTTACCACACTGGACATAGCCAAAAGATGGCACACGTATTTTGACGCTAAACAGAACTTGAAATGAGGTCTTTTGAGATCTTCCCATACTAAAATATTACACTCTTTCTTTTTGAACATTTTGTCTTCTCCTTTTCTATTGAGCTTTAGacacacaaaaacaaaaaattttcttcCATGGGTTAAACGCAATAAAAGTTGTTGGAGATTGAGTGTTTGCGGTGATTTTGTTTATCACGGAGTGTTTATAGACAAGCATGGAGGTTGAGAATGGGTGTAAAAGTTCTTCGTTTACTCAACAAAATTAATGAcgaaaaaagtttatttttttatgatattttgacAATCTATATATGTTATTGGATTAACCTTTGTTTGTTTTGTTCAatttgattctgatttttttGAACCTAAGTCTCTATTAGGATTTGGTTTGGTTCTTCTTTTGCTGAGTATAAAGAtttctatttatactttatttttttatatttgatcaatgagataattctaaaaatttatgtGTAGTCTAATGAtgggtaaaatattattttttttgcgtTGTCTACTTAGGATTTTATTTAGGATATCTATAAATTGTCAATCATGCAGCTGGAGATATTGATTGTCCctcataaaaaaaaacttttaaaaggaTTAAAATGGGACTACAGTTTAttcattttcaaaattctttaccAATGGGTAGACGTGTTGCAATCAAAGTCTAATATCATCacaaataaagttttttttttttttctagttatGGAATCAGATAATGTCAAATTTTTTATGATAGAATAATAGTGTCAATTTAAGCTAGAGATGTCAATAGGGTAAGGGTGTGTGAGAAagaaaaatgactaaaaaacatatatgaaaaataaactaataaggataattcaataaatttataaggGTAAAGGACAAATTCGTTCCTGATCTTTTAAATCGGGAACTTTTAACTCCCTCAAgattgaaaaatacaaaatgacCCCTCACCAATCAAAACGCCGTACAAATCGGTCCTCCCGTTCAATTTGGTGTCCAACACGTAACGGATTCTGTTTACCTGGCGCTTATGTGGCGTGGATATGCGCACGTGTCTTCAGGATGGTGGTAACGGGGCTGACGTGGTGCTAGTGGAGAAAGTAATGGGACATTGTAGTTCTTGGTCACTCGCACGACGTCGTTTTTGGTGTGTGCCCTATTTCTTCAAATGGAACCCTGTCGCCATAGCCGTTGTGATTTGTGTGAGAGGTTGGGGGTGGTGGTACTGCGGAGGGGTAAATGGCCAGCGATGGAGCTTCATCCAGCGCAAGACGCGTTCCACTGCCGTCGACCATAAAATGCGTGGAAGCTGCAAAGGAGAAAGACGACATTGCTCCTAGGTGTAGATGTGGAGTGTACGCCATATTGTATAAATCGAGGACGACGACGAACCCTAATAGATTGTTCTTTGGATGTCCATTCTTTAAGGTAAGTTGGtggttttattttattgattttgattataCGAGCTTAAGAAGAAGTTATTTTGATTATAAGttggtgattttttgttttgCCATGATGAACATGCAGATGAAAAATTCCAGTCACTGCAAGTTCTTCTTATGGCTAGATGACCATGTTTCAACAGTAAGAGTTCTGGACAAGTTTATGACTGAGAACGAGGTTGATGATCTGAAACTGTATCTTGGAAAGAAGGTAGTGGAACAGAGACTCACTGATTTGGAGAAGAAGTTGTTGCATctagagaggaagaagaatgttAATTTGTATTTGCTTATTGTTGTTGTGGTTAGTGTAATTTTAGGTTCTGTTGTTGCCAAACTTGGCTGAAAAGTGGAAAAGCAGTTTAAATTATGCCTTTAGAACACAAGTGTTGTATTAAGTTATcatttgatgaatgatgatatgCTGTTGCTGTAACATGTTGGAGTTGGGTGGGTATATGTAATATGATGTTGATGAGATTAGAGTGAAAAAGACATTAAATAGTTTGGATCATTTAACATTGAACCAAAGTTTAAGTTTGAAGGATTACAATCCTAACAAAACATGATATGCAGTCTGATAACAGCTGACAACCTTAGCATAATAGTTTTGCCAAAAAGATACCACAAtgtataacaaataaaaataagtgTGATCCAAATTTTACATCAGACTCATAAAATATGAACATCATTTTTTAGAATTGTTGACTCTTGGGGCGGGGATGAACTGAAACACCCTTTTAGTTCCACTGCTTGCTGCAGCCAGAGTCTCATCAGATGGTCCTTGAACTGCTTCCACACTTGGCTGCTGTGATTTCTGAACATGTTGTTTACCATCACTCTTTCTTCTAATTGGTTGTTTCGGTTTAAATGTTTTGTTGGATGGCCTTGCTGAAACTCTGGCTGGAGGTTTGAATGGAACCTGACCTTGTCTAGCAGGGGCTGCAGTAGTGGTTACAGATGCAACTTGTGGAGCAGGTTGTTGCTGGGCCACATCTAGAGTTGTGGAAGTGGTAGAATGGTTCTGGTTGGTTGGAGTAGCTGAGTCATGCTCCTCACCCTAAGATAAAAAAAGACAATAAAGTCAtgagacaaatttaaaaaatacaaacaggTCCCTTAACTTCTTTAAAATGGACAACTAAATCCTTAAACATGTTATCGGGGGACATAAAGATCCTTAGTCCAGCGAAGTACCTCTGCCTCAGGTGCTGATTGTGACAGTGGTATAACCACAAGAGAAAGGTTGTCTTGGGTCTTCTTCTTTGGTTTCCTGGTCTTAGGTTTCCAATTTGGGTTGGATGGCGCACCCTTGCAAGTCTTATAGTTGTGCCCTGTTTGACCACACTTGCTGCAGGTCACATAGAAACTTCTCCTCAGTTTTTCACCTTCGATAACAGTTTCTGCTGGGTCCTTCTGCCTGTTATGTACCTTTGGACGACCAATTGGCCGCTTAATGACAGGTGCAGCAGGCCTAGTCTGATCAGACTATATCCAGAACTCTTCACTTGTAACAGGTTGAATGAAGTGCTCATAAGTCTTCTTCAGTGATTCCATGCATAACCATGGATGCACATAATCTTCCATGTTGTCATGTCTTTTTCTGATTGCTGCAACTGCATGAGTGCACGGCATCCTTTTCCCAGCAAATCCAACAAGTTAAGGATAACAATTAGACATATACAACTTAAACATATACAAATTAAGCATCAAAATTGGACATATGCAAGTAAGGAAACAGCAGCAGCACGCAGGCAAATCCAACAAcaaacaattacagaaatataatAACAGTAGTAGCAGGCAGGCAAAACCAACAAGAAACAATGTCATAAGTAAAATTACACCAACAGCTTGCAGGCAACTCCAACAAGAAACATTTAGAGAAATAAAATTACACACTGACCAGTTAATTGCCATCTGTTACATGTACATGTATGTTTAATCAGGTCCACATCCAACTTAGATCCCTTGTATGTGACCTCAAATTGCTTGCGCTCGTTATCACCAATCCACCCCGCAGTCCATTTGTTACTTGGCTTAACAAGCCTCTTCAACCTTTTCTTCTGAACCGGTGCAAGCTTTCTATGATGTCAATCTATTAGTCTCTTGTGCTGAACCATACGCCTCATGAGGTAGCAGCGGACTTCTTCGCACATTGTGAGTATAGGCTTGCATCTGTACTAGGTGATCTTGGAGTTGAAAGACTCGCACATACTGTTAGTCAGGTTGTCCACTTTTGGACCATGACTGAAGTAGGCCCTTACCCATGTTGCAGGTTCAAATTTCATCAGGTATGACCAGGCATCCTGATTAACTTCCTTCAGCCTCTTCATTCTTGTCTTGAACTCAGCCACAGTTGTGCATTTTGCACAGTCCCACACAACTTCCCTGATATATAAGTCCTTGAAATGGTTGATGAAATTCTTCCACATGTGCATGACACAATTGCGCACATGTGCATTCGGCATTATCTCTTTCAATGCAGTCATCAGTCCCTGAGACAGAATGGTTCAAGAAGGACTTTCATCATTTTGCATCATATGTACTTAAATTAAATAGAGAAGCTGACTTAAATTAAAGTAGAGAAGCCGACGTAAATTAAGTAGAGAAGCTAACCTTTTGCATGTCGGACATAAAATTTCAACCATATTGTTGCACATCTCCAATGTCCTCTTGTAATAGGGTCAGAAACCACTTCCATGACTCTTTCGATTCAGACCTTGCCACAGCAAATGCAATGACATAAAACTGGTTATTAGCGTCCTGGGTCACAGCAGACAGCAATTGGCCCCATGATAGGTCTTGAGGAATGTTCCATCCAAGTGAATCAACGGCCTGCATCCACTCTTAAATCCCCTCTTGCATGCATTGAAACATATATACATTTTATCGAATGTTGGGGGTGCTTGTGGCTGGGGAATAACGTCCAACAAGGCAGTAGACCTTGGATTGCTTCTATGTATCTCCATTAGATAGTCTCTAAGCTTCCCATACTGTTCTACCTCGTTTCCCATGATCCTTTCTTTGGCTTCCCTCACAGCCCTGTAAACCATTTTAGGGTGTAGTACTagatcaaactcttcttttaaaaaatcaatgGCCTCATGTGTGTTCATATGAGGATGGGTGGTCATCTTTCTCTCCACTTTTTTGATGATCCAGTGTTGGTCAGCCGCATTGCTTCCCAGATCTCTTGCGCATGTATGTTCACTCATATAGGTTTTCACTTGGAAACACTGCAGCTGTTTATTGTATGATAGATGAGCAATCCAGGGACAGTTCTCATTCTTGCAGCCAACTCTAACCCTTTTCTTATCATTTTTAATCCAGACCAACTCCCTCTCCTCAGCAATAAACGAATCCTTCACAACTTCATTGAACCTCTCTATTGTAGCAAATCTTGTGCCTAGCTCAAATCTGCCTTCTCCAAAGCCATAGTGCTCATCAAACTCATGCCAGTGTGGTTTGTTCCCTTCATCCTCTGATGAGACAGGGGTATGCAGCTCTTCAGACTCATACTCAAACACAATGTCTTCATTATCAGTGTCTACATCACTGACATAATCTGCAACGGCTGGTCTCATGCTGGGCTCCCTAGCAGGCCTAGATATATTGGGCTGACTTCCAGGCCTACTAGTGCTGGGCTGTTTAGCAGGCCCAGTAGATCTTGAGGAACATTCACTAGCTGAGCCTACCTTCTTGCTTTAAATCTCTGCCTTTTAAACTCATGTGTTGCTTGTTTTTTTGGCTTCTCATTGGGATCAACCCCTTTCCTCGACGATGGAGACACATGTTTCCTCTTCCCTTTGGCAGCTCTAACCCTTCTGCCCTCATCATCTTCACCAGTATCACTCCCGCTTTCATAACCAGCTGGTGATGGTTTATACGACTCATCTTTATCACTGTCAGTGCTATCATCTGACTTCTCCAACTCATTTGGATCGACTTCTTCCTCAGCCTCAGCATTTTTCTTAAAATCATCATCTGCGATCTCAGGTTCGTCAATAGAAtggtaaaaaaaaatgtaaaactcTTCAGTATCTTTGTTCCTCAACTTAGCCTGTCGCATTTGGTTGATCCATGCGTTCCCCCTCAGTACATGCAACCCTGACTCCATATCTTTACTTTTTGGATCATACCAGTAAGCCTCCTTATAGGATTGATATCCCAGTCCTTTGAACATCGTGACCAGATCGCCGAAATTGACAAAATCCAAGTCCATCGGAAGAAACTTCTCAACTTGACCATTAAGATACACTAACTCACCGCTAGCCCTCCGTGAGAAGTTACCCCCATGATGGAACACGGGAACACCAAAGACATCAACCATCTGCAAAATTTTTCAATCCACAACAAAACACAAAACCACCCCTTATTATCTAAATCTCCAAAATATCTCTAAACAACACATGGCAAATGACTAACCCCACAACTAATCGCCTATGACAATCAGTTACAATCCCTATTAGTCTCATCCTACAACATTGATAGCAAATAACGGCCATAAGCAGAACGATTGAACATCAATGTACTTACCACTCTCTACAGCAGACGTAGGTATAACCACGGAGCTTCAATATGGAACTCCTCCACGGAACTGCAACGACGACAAAGCGGAGATGAAGCGTTGtattttttggagggaaaagcttaGTAGTGCTAGGGATTCTTGTAATTCTTTCTCACTGATATGGGCAGCACTGGCATATTTCATAGGTCACACTCACCATTGCAAAACATTAACCCGAAACGACGTCGTGCGAGTGACCAAGGACTACAATGTCCCATTACTTTCTCCACTAGCACCACGTCAGCCCCGTTACCACCATCCTGAAGACACGTGCGCATATTCACGCCACATAGGCGCCAGGTAAATAGAATCTGTTACGTGTTGGACACCAAATTGAACGGGAGGACCGATTTGTACGGCGCTTTGATTGGTGAGGGGTCGTTTTGTATTTTTCAATCTTGAGGGAGTTAAAAATCCCCAATTTAAAAGGTTAGGGACGAATTTGTCCTTTACccaatttataaattttagagaATAGTGGGTGGTTGTAATTATCTGTCCCTAaacataaaatccatttcgaattTAGGATTCATGAGGAAAGTTGACCGACGGATCATATATATTTTAAGAAGCAATGGCCATTCTCAAGTCTCAACTAGgtcaatttcttattttatttcaaattgaaGAATTCATGTAAATGGAAAATGCTAATTTGATAAGAGTAGTATTAGATGTATAGTTAAAGATGGAAGACTTggaatttggaaaaaaaaaaaaagaatttatttatgtaattttttatatgataattaGCAACTTGAATAACAACAACCAACCATAAAAAAAAGTCTAAATAATCACccaaaaaacaagaagaaaaaaatggaagaaTGAGCTCATGAAGAGATTG
This window contains:
- the LOC112723136 gene encoding GATA transcription factor 16: MVDSTGKGSDSDDASPNSAAAGKSPTTEQKKTCADCGTSKTPLWRGGPAGPKSLCNACGIRSRKKKRAILGITRGTTTDDVKKGKRSNTVANSNNNKFGDSFSFKKRWITMARQRSNPAHSHRDKLGEEEQAAFLLMSLSYGSVYA